In a single window of the Elaeis guineensis isolate ETL-2024a chromosome 4, EG11, whole genome shotgun sequence genome:
- the LOC105034965 gene encoding probable glutathione S-transferase parC: protein MSKKDEVVMLDFWGSPFATRVKIALEEKGIEFEAREEKDLLRNKSELLLQCNPIYKKVPVLLHNGKPLCESLVILSYIDEMWPSPPLLPTSPYDRSVAKFWADFVDKKVFDGGKEIWTSKGDALDVAKKGFEESLRLLEGALGEREFFGGEKFGFVDIVLIPHTPWFHAYEQFGGFKVEDQCPKLSAWMKRCLGRESVAKVLPDPAKVHELICMFRKMNGIE from the exons ATGTCGAAGAAGGACGAGGTCGTAATGCTGGACTTCTGGGGGAGCCCTTTTGCAACGAGGGTGAAGATAGCACTGGAGGAGAAAGGCATCGAGTTTGAGGCACGGGAAGAAAAGGACTTGTTAAGAAACAAGAGTGAGCTACTACTGCAATGTAATCCAATCTACAAGAAGGTGCCCGTCTTGCTGCACAATGGCAAGCCACTCTGCGAATCCCTGGTCATCCTTAGCTACATCGATGAGATGTGGCCTTCACCACCATTACTTCCCACGAGCCCTTATGACCGATCGGTGGCCAAGTTTTGGGCAGACTTCGTGGACAAGAAG GTGTTTGATGGGGGAAAAGAGATATGGACAAGCAAAGGCGATGCGTTAGATGTGGCAAAGAAAGGGTTTGAAGAGTCTTTAAGGCTGTTGGAGGGAGCCCTCGGGGAGAGAGAATTCTTTGGAGGGGAGAAATTTGGGTTTGTGGACATCGTCCTCATTCCTCACACACCTTGGTTTCATGCTTATGAGCAATTCGGGGGCTTCAAGGTAGAGGATCAGTGCCCCAAACTGAGTGCTTGGATGAAGAGATGCTTGGGAAGGGAATCTGTTGCCAAAGTGCTTCCTGACCCGGCAAAGGTTCATGAATTGATCTGCATGTTCAGGAAGATGAATGGGATTGAGTAG